A region from the Tahibacter amnicola genome encodes:
- a CDS encoding TonB-dependent receptor: MKRSLLALAMAASFSSALQAETAADAATDKPPRDHAAHQLDAVQVTAMPIQQDAETVIAPVSVLSGAELDDAKAATLGETVAREAGVQTTFFGAGVGRPVIRGMEGARVGVLSNGSGSGDVSTVSQDHAVAIDPFLADQIEILKGPATLLYGSGAIGGAVNVVDGRIAERLPERAVSGRAELRGNSNTNERSGMARLDVTAGDFVLHADGVHRETDDYDGPDGTVPNSALTTKAGSFGASWIGTHGFIGVSVSRFLNRYGNPAEPGDPATGEPGVTLDLDQTRHDLRAAWHLDESPLESVRVDFGHTDYSHTEFEGDEVGTVFLNTANEGRVELIQRELDGWRGAFGAQFLRRDFQAIGEEAFVPHTLTRSFGLFALQQREWSRLKVDFGARAEKYKTDPQGPLQREFSPVSFSAGLAFEISEPWHVQLNLDRAQRAPAEEELFANGPHVATDSFEIGLPDARKETSSQVELGLHYHSDFVSAKVSGYINRFDDFIYLANTGEVEDELPVRQWSQDDARFRGVEADATFELGEAAGGHYDWRVWGDLVRARLDDGTPLPRIAPARLGTELKWSADAWRASLGIVRYRKQDRTAPLETPTDGFTLVNAHVSYTLETGDTTSWEIFADGTNLGNQEARLSTSYIKDAVPLPGRAISFGVRAFF; encoded by the coding sequence ATGAAGCGTTCGTTGCTCGCACTGGCCATGGCGGCCTCCTTCAGCAGCGCCCTGCAGGCCGAAACCGCCGCGGATGCCGCGACAGACAAACCACCGCGCGACCACGCGGCGCACCAGCTCGACGCCGTGCAGGTCACTGCCATGCCGATCCAGCAGGATGCGGAAACCGTGATTGCTCCGGTCAGCGTGCTCAGTGGGGCTGAGCTGGACGATGCCAAGGCCGCCACGCTCGGCGAGACGGTGGCCAGGGAAGCCGGTGTGCAGACCACGTTTTTCGGGGCCGGCGTCGGCCGGCCGGTGATCCGCGGCATGGAAGGCGCGCGCGTCGGCGTGCTGAGCAACGGGTCCGGCTCGGGCGATGTCTCCACCGTGTCGCAGGATCACGCCGTCGCGATCGATCCGTTCCTTGCGGACCAGATCGAGATCCTCAAGGGCCCCGCCACCTTGCTGTACGGCTCGGGCGCCATCGGCGGCGCCGTCAACGTGGTGGACGGCCGGATTGCGGAACGCCTCCCGGAACGCGCCGTTTCCGGCCGCGCCGAACTGCGCGGCAACAGCAATACAAATGAGCGCAGCGGCATGGCGCGTCTGGACGTCACCGCTGGTGACTTCGTCCTGCATGCCGACGGCGTCCATCGCGAAACGGACGACTATGACGGCCCTGACGGTACCGTCCCCAACAGCGCGCTGACGACCAAGGCGGGTTCATTCGGCGCGTCGTGGATTGGCACCCACGGATTTATCGGCGTGTCGGTATCGCGTTTCCTCAACCGGTACGGCAACCCGGCCGAGCCGGGCGACCCGGCCACGGGCGAACCAGGCGTCACACTCGACCTGGATCAGACGCGGCATGACTTGCGCGCCGCCTGGCACCTGGACGAATCGCCGCTGGAGTCGGTGCGCGTGGACTTTGGCCATACCGATTACAGCCACACCGAATTTGAAGGCGATGAAGTCGGAACCGTGTTTCTCAACACCGCGAACGAAGGGCGCGTTGAGCTGATCCAGCGCGAACTCGACGGCTGGCGCGGCGCCTTCGGCGCGCAGTTCCTGCGCCGCGATTTCCAGGCAATCGGCGAAGAGGCGTTCGTACCGCATACGTTGACGCGCAGCTTCGGGCTCTTCGCGCTGCAGCAACGCGAATGGTCACGCCTGAAGGTCGACTTCGGCGCCCGCGCGGAAAAATACAAGACCGATCCGCAGGGCCCGCTGCAGCGCGAGTTTTCACCGGTCAGCTTTTCCGCCGGCCTGGCCTTCGAGATCTCCGAGCCCTGGCACGTGCAGCTCAACCTCGATCGTGCGCAACGTGCGCCGGCCGAGGAAGAGCTCTTCGCCAACGGCCCCCACGTCGCCACCGACTCCTTCGAGATCGGCCTGCCCGATGCGCGCAAGGAAACCTCCTCGCAGGTGGAGCTGGGGCTGCACTACCACAGCGATTTTGTATCCGCGAAGGTATCGGGCTACATCAATCGCTTCGACGACTTCATCTACCTCGCCAATACCGGCGAGGTCGAAGATGAGCTGCCGGTGCGCCAGTGGTCGCAGGACGATGCACGATTCCGCGGCGTGGAAGCGGATGCGACCTTCGAGCTCGGCGAGGCCGCGGGAGGTCATTACGACTGGCGCGTCTGGGGTGACCTGGTACGAGCGCGCCTGGACGACGGCACGCCGCTTCCGCGTATCGCGCCCGCGCGCCTGGGAACCGAACTGAAGTGGTCGGCCGACGCATGGCGGGCCTCGCTGGGCATCGTGCGCTATCGGAAGCAGGACCGCACCGCGCCGCTGGAAACGCCGACGGACGGCTTCACCCTGGTCAACGCGCACGTCAGCTACACGTTGGAAACGGGCGACACGACGAGCTGGGAGATCTTTGCCGACGGCACGAACCTGGGCAACCAGGAAGCGCGCCTGTCCACCTCCTACATCAAGGACGCTGTGCCGCTGCCCGGCCGCGCCATTTCCTTCGGGGTGCGCGCGTTCTTCTGA
- a CDS encoding alpha-2-macroglobulin family protein → MYRAARAFAPRSLSILTLLAATVLTLGGCGSPPSAPPAPAVSTGTTSVAETRPATPSEFTVASAHAKPYNGQLAIVLEFSQPLAGALAFDQLISVKDAKGGVVSGAWSLDEDGTTLRFPYVKANETYSVTFTGEIAAAGGSTLPANFRRDIFTGPLEPAVAFASQGHVLPARDTRGLPLVSVNVREVDVEFFRVREKELSQFFASFQGNGRRYDYQLDSDYHYSGRTPLTAIADSVYANRFTVSGKENERAVTYLPIQDLPELSVPGVYFAVLKRAGRFKDAWETCYFFVSDIGLHTRVYKEQLFVHTASLKSGVATSGVDIDILDKKGETIVSARTDDDGNALIPYKLDASHVVVARHGRDISLLPMNQPALDLSDFVVAGRKQTWFDVFAWSGRDLYRPGETLRLSALLRDFDGKPIDPQPLFLTLKQPDGKTWAQARLEPRDLGLVEWSYELPADVPTGRWQVEFRVDPAAKEASQAITFRVEEFLPERLKLALDSTAARLRPGEALPLSVEGDYLYGAPASGNRFTARLTLANETHPVEKLKDYHFGDPTLELPKGAKDVIDQALDNDGKLTASVPLAAAALPAAPISAIISGSVYESGGRTVTRTLKRTQWPADTLVGVHPLFDLKDGAPANGSAGFQIVRSDAEGQLAAGTVKVTLVREERDYHWNYDRDSGWRFDFTRHYMAGDTREVTLDAGQAGKIEFPVTWGNYRLEVLDPATGLTMRFPFVAGWSYDNDNAGKEARPDKVKLALDKSQYRAGDTLKVTVTPPQGATGILLVESDRLLLARTIQVKDRAEFELPVTADWERHDVYISTILLRGGSASSKVTPARAVGVVHVPMDRGDRKVAVTVTAPESMKPETDMAVTVKAPALAGQKAYVTVSAVDVGILNITQFPLPDATAWFFGQRRLGVDAYDLYGRVIESFEGSTARLRYGGDLLLSALPQARRPTAKVKTVDLYSGPVQLDAQGTAEVTLAVPDFNGTLRVATLVFGADRYGNAQAETIVRAPLVAEVSSPRALAPGDKAVLTLDVTNFSGIAQDVDLRVEATAPLRVDNGRRAIRLDDGAKSTAQFPLSAGEGNGIGHFRLVAKAGDIRIERDYEIAIRPAWPSVVLSTPRALETATPISLGEGSYAGLMPSTVAASISVSRLPPLPFASAMRHLLDYAYGCIEQTTSKAYGLLALDEAHAKILGLAPVPEAARRDRIARAISRISSMQIPSGHFSMWGGDSHVNEMLTPYVTEFLLDARDSGFAVPEEMLQRSLKRLNDDLLSGGHPYYSYDHPDHLRFADQAWSAYVLARVQRAPLGTLRTLFDNERQKSITALPLVHLGIALTLQGDKVRGEKAIAEAFAKKVERPAWLGDYGSDLRDTALMVALLHQFDLATPEHAARVVQLGRELVARRQEKTDKHAARIWLSTQDQVAIARLGKQLVAGNTAAIEGKLVIGGTTTPLVSPALWTRTFTPAEIASGVRIEPAGEGPFYVSEDVAGIPNQAPPPDENAVFIRRRWYTLDGAEWKGTSLKEGEGLIVGIQLEARQAMKDALLVDLLPAGLELENFNLTDSRQWADVVVNGVQVAERAYAADVTHEEFRDDRYVAALSLQKGQKANVFYLVRAVSPGTFVVPPTSVEDMYRPQLRAIGESVPATIEVREP, encoded by the coding sequence ATGTACCGCGCGGCCCGAGCGTTTGCCCCACGCTCCCTGTCGATTCTCACCCTGCTTGCTGCCACTGTCCTCACGCTCGGTGGATGCGGTTCACCGCCGTCGGCACCGCCCGCGCCAGCGGTCTCCACCGGAACCACCAGCGTCGCTGAGACCCGGCCGGCAACACCATCGGAATTCACGGTTGCGTCGGCCCATGCCAAGCCCTACAACGGCCAGCTGGCGATCGTGCTGGAATTCTCCCAGCCGCTGGCCGGCGCCCTGGCTTTCGATCAGCTGATCAGCGTCAAGGACGCCAAGGGCGGCGTTGTCAGCGGCGCCTGGTCGCTGGATGAGGACGGCACCACGCTGCGCTTTCCGTACGTCAAGGCCAACGAAACCTACTCGGTGACCTTTACCGGCGAGATCGCCGCCGCCGGCGGCAGCACCCTGCCGGCGAACTTCCGCCGCGACATATTCACCGGACCGCTGGAACCGGCGGTCGCCTTCGCATCACAGGGTCACGTATTGCCGGCACGCGATACACGCGGCCTGCCGCTGGTGTCGGTCAATGTGCGCGAAGTCGACGTGGAGTTCTTCCGCGTCCGCGAGAAGGAACTGAGCCAGTTCTTCGCCTCTTTCCAGGGCAATGGGCGCCGCTACGACTACCAGCTGGACTCGGACTACCACTACAGCGGCCGCACGCCGCTCACCGCTATCGCCGACTCGGTCTACGCCAATCGCTTCACGGTGTCAGGCAAGGAGAACGAACGCGCGGTCACCTACCTGCCGATCCAGGATCTTCCGGAACTGAGCGTGCCGGGCGTGTATTTCGCCGTGCTCAAGCGCGCGGGGCGCTTCAAGGACGCCTGGGAGACCTGCTACTTCTTTGTGAGCGATATCGGCTTGCACACGCGTGTCTACAAGGAGCAACTGTTCGTTCACACCGCCTCGCTCAAAAGCGGCGTCGCGACCTCTGGCGTCGACATTGACATCCTCGACAAGAAGGGCGAGACCATCGTCAGCGCCAGGACTGACGACGACGGCAATGCGCTGATTCCGTACAAGCTCGACGCCAGCCACGTGGTGGTCGCGCGCCACGGACGCGACATTTCCCTGCTGCCGATGAACCAACCGGCGCTGGATCTTTCCGACTTCGTCGTCGCCGGCCGCAAGCAGACCTGGTTCGACGTGTTCGCCTGGTCCGGTCGCGACCTGTATCGCCCGGGCGAAACCTTGCGGCTGTCGGCACTGCTGCGCGACTTCGACGGCAAGCCGATTGATCCGCAGCCCTTGTTCCTGACGCTCAAGCAACCGGATGGCAAGACCTGGGCGCAGGCCAGGCTCGAGCCACGGGACCTGGGACTGGTGGAATGGTCATACGAGCTGCCCGCGGATGTACCGACGGGCCGCTGGCAGGTGGAATTCCGCGTCGACCCGGCGGCCAAGGAAGCCAGCCAGGCCATCACCTTCCGCGTGGAGGAATTCCTGCCCGAACGCCTGAAACTGGCCCTGGATTCCACCGCGGCGCGGCTGCGTCCCGGCGAGGCTTTGCCGCTGTCCGTCGAAGGCGACTATCTCTACGGCGCGCCGGCCAGTGGCAATCGATTCACGGCCCGGCTGACGCTGGCCAACGAGACCCATCCCGTGGAGAAGCTCAAGGATTATCACTTCGGCGATCCCACGCTGGAGCTGCCCAAGGGCGCCAAGGATGTGATCGACCAGGCACTGGACAACGACGGCAAGCTCACCGCCAGCGTACCCCTGGCGGCCGCCGCGCTGCCAGCGGCGCCGATCAGCGCCATCATTTCAGGCAGCGTCTACGAAAGTGGCGGACGCACCGTCACGCGCACGCTCAAACGCACGCAATGGCCGGCCGACACGCTGGTCGGCGTGCATCCCTTGTTCGACCTGAAGGACGGCGCGCCCGCCAACGGCAGCGCCGGCTTCCAGATCGTGCGCAGCGATGCGGAAGGACAGCTCGCCGCCGGCACCGTCAAGGTGACGCTGGTTCGCGAAGAGCGCGACTATCACTGGAACTACGATCGCGACAGCGGCTGGCGATTTGATTTCACGCGCCACTACATGGCCGGCGACACCCGCGAAGTGACGCTGGACGCCGGACAGGCCGGCAAGATCGAGTTCCCGGTGACCTGGGGCAACTACCGCCTCGAAGTGCTCGATCCCGCCACGGGACTGACCATGCGGTTCCCGTTCGTTGCCGGCTGGAGCTACGACAACGACAACGCCGGCAAGGAGGCACGTCCGGACAAGGTCAAGCTGGCACTGGACAAATCGCAGTACCGCGCCGGCGATACGCTCAAGGTCACCGTCACACCGCCCCAGGGAGCAACGGGCATCCTGCTGGTGGAAAGTGACCGCCTGCTGCTGGCCAGGACGATCCAGGTGAAAGATCGCGCCGAGTTCGAACTGCCGGTCACAGCGGACTGGGAACGTCACGACGTCTACATCAGCACCATTCTCCTGCGCGGCGGCTCGGCCAGTTCGAAGGTGACACCGGCGCGCGCGGTGGGCGTGGTGCACGTGCCGATGGACCGCGGCGATCGCAAGGTGGCGGTAACGGTCACCGCACCCGAATCGATGAAGCCCGAGACGGACATGGCCGTCACGGTCAAGGCGCCGGCCCTGGCAGGACAGAAGGCCTACGTCACGGTCAGCGCCGTGGACGTGGGCATTCTCAACATCACCCAGTTTCCGCTGCCGGACGCAACAGCGTGGTTCTTCGGCCAGCGCCGTCTTGGTGTGGACGCCTACGACCTCTACGGCCGCGTCATCGAAAGTTTCGAGGGCAGCACTGCACGCCTGCGTTACGGCGGCGACCTGTTGCTGTCGGCCCTGCCGCAGGCGCGCCGCCCGACCGCAAAAGTGAAAACCGTCGATTTGTATTCCGGCCCGGTGCAGCTCGATGCCCAGGGTACCGCAGAGGTCACGCTCGCCGTACCGGATTTCAACGGCACGCTGCGCGTCGCCACGCTGGTGTTCGGCGCCGACCGGTACGGCAACGCCCAGGCGGAGACGATCGTGCGCGCACCGTTGGTGGCGGAAGTCTCGTCGCCGCGCGCGCTCGCACCGGGCGACAAGGCCGTACTGACCCTGGATGTCACCAATTTCTCGGGTATCGCGCAGGATGTCGACTTGCGCGTCGAAGCTACCGCGCCGCTGCGTGTCGACAATGGCCGTCGTGCGATCCGACTCGACGACGGCGCGAAATCAACCGCGCAGTTCCCGCTGTCGGCCGGTGAAGGCAACGGCATCGGCCATTTCCGGCTGGTGGCGAAAGCGGGCGACATCCGTATCGAGCGAGACTATGAAATCGCGATCCGTCCGGCCTGGCCGTCGGTGGTGCTGTCCACGCCGCGGGCGCTGGAAACGGCCACTCCCATCTCGCTCGGAGAAGGCAGCTACGCAGGCCTGATGCCCAGCACGGTGGCAGCCAGCATCAGCGTCAGCCGCCTGCCACCCCTGCCGTTTGCCAGCGCCATGCGCCACCTGCTGGACTATGCCTACGGCTGTATCGAGCAGACGACGAGCAAGGCGTATGGCCTGCTTGCGCTGGACGAGGCACACGCGAAGATCCTCGGCCTCGCACCGGTGCCGGAAGCGGCCCGTCGCGACCGTATCGCCAGGGCCATCAGCCGCATTTCGTCCATGCAGATTCCCTCGGGGCACTTCTCCATGTGGGGCGGTGACAGTCACGTCAACGAGATGCTGACGCCCTACGTCACGGAGTTCCTGCTCGACGCGCGCGACAGTGGTTTTGCGGTGCCGGAGGAGATGCTGCAACGCTCCCTCAAGCGCCTCAATGACGATCTGCTTTCCGGCGGGCATCCCTACTATTCCTATGATCATCCCGATCACCTGCGGTTCGCCGACCAGGCCTGGTCCGCCTACGTGCTCGCCCGGGTACAACGGGCGCCGCTGGGCACATTACGCACGCTGTTCGACAACGAACGCCAGAAATCCATTACCGCCCTGCCGCTGGTGCACCTGGGCATAGCGCTGACGCTGCAAGGCGACAAGGTCCGCGGCGAAAAGGCCATCGCCGAGGCTTTTGCCAAGAAAGTGGAACGGCCAGCCTGGCTCGGTGACTACGGTTCCGACCTGCGCGATACCGCGCTGATGGTGGCATTGCTGCACCAGTTCGACCTGGCAACTCCGGAACACGCTGCGCGCGTTGTCCAGCTGGGCCGCGAGCTGGTGGCCCGACGCCAGGAGAAGACGGACAAGCACGCCGCCCGCATCTGGCTGAGCACCCAGGACCAGGTTGCCATCGCCCGTCTCGGCAAGCAGCTCGTCGCCGGCAACACCGCCGCGATCGAAGGCAAGCTCGTCATCGGCGGCACGACGACGCCACTCGTCTCACCGGCCTTGTGGACGCGCACCTTCACGCCGGCAGAGATCGCCTCTGGCGTGCGCATCGAACCGGCCGGCGAGGGGCCGTTCTATGTCTCCGAGGACGTCGCCGGCATTCCCAACCAGGCGCCACCGCCCGATGAGAACGCCGTCTTCATCCGCCGTCGCTGGTACACCCTTGATGGCGCCGAATGGAAAGGCACCTCGCTCAAGGAAGGCGAAGGACTGATCGTCGGCATCCAGCTGGAAGCACGCCAGGCAATGAAAGACGCCCTGCTGGTCGATTTGCTGCCGGCCGGCCTGGAACTGGAGAATTTCAATCTCACCGACTCCAGGCAGTGGGCCGACGTCGTGGTCAACGGCGTGCAGGTGGCCGAACGGGCGTATGCCGCCGACGTGACGCACGAGGAATTCCGCGACGACCGCTATGTCGCTGCGCTCAGCCTTCAGAAGGGCCAGAAGGCGAACGTGTTCTACCTCGTCCGCGCGGTGTCGCCGGGCACCTTTGTCGTTCCGCCGACATCGGTGGAAGACATGTACCGCCCGCAACTGCGCGCGATCGGTGAAAGCGTTCCGGCGACCATCGAGGTACGCGAGCCGTGA
- the pbpC gene encoding penicillin-binding protein 1C yields MRRWARRMVACTAGVLLLAVVLDRVFPLPLPDPTTGSTVVLARDGTPLRAFPDESGLWRYPVTPEDVSPLYLDALLTYEDRWFHHHPGVNPGSMLRAVGQAIWHRRTISGGSTLSMQVARILEPHSRTPWGKVHQMLRALQLEAHLDKRQILGLYLTYAPFGGTIQGVEAASWAYLGKSARHLSHAEAALLAVLPQSPSRLRPDRHAARAQVARDKVLRRMATLGRWSEAVTRDAMLENVAARALEPPMQAALLAERLAQAAPQRRVIATTIDRELQAAMETRVSTYLGRLPERTSAAVLVVDNSTLETLAYVGSGAFGDPTRLGHVDMIQAVRSPGSTLKPFLYALAIEDGLIHSESLLIDAPQAFGDYRPGNFDLAFNGPVAAADALRLSLNVPAVDLLDRVGPSRFAARLSHAGANLQFPRGADPNLALILGGTGTRLEDLVGAYAAFNRRGLAGAVRYTIDTPLVERRLMDEGAAWIVRDILEANGQPGVQRETFDPGRRARMAWKTGTSFGYRDAWAIGSTRAYTVGVWIGRPDGTPMPGQYGAITALPLLLQANDSLPRRAADATPPVPPPNVAQVDICWPLGLPLDPARPQLCHKKRTAWILDGATPPTLPERDAAQWSSPLLNVRVDARTNQRLTGDCRAPRETLRAIARWPALAQPWLDADLRRRSSLPPRRAGCVDDGLEQTLSLRIDGVRDGATLMRAPGSATAPRLALRALGVQGRVRWLVDGRLAADLDSAKPFEHEYTASGEHTVTALAAGGSYARVDFLVSQ; encoded by the coding sequence ATGCGCCGATGGGCGCGTCGCATGGTGGCGTGCACAGCCGGCGTCCTGCTGCTGGCCGTGGTGCTGGACCGGGTATTTCCCCTGCCCTTGCCGGATCCGACCACCGGCAGCACCGTGGTGCTGGCGCGCGACGGCACGCCGTTGCGCGCCTTTCCGGACGAGAGCGGCCTCTGGCGCTATCCGGTCACGCCGGAGGACGTTTCGCCGCTCTACCTGGATGCCTTGCTCACCTACGAGGACCGCTGGTTCCATCACCACCCGGGCGTGAACCCGGGATCGATGCTGCGGGCGGTGGGCCAGGCAATCTGGCACCGGCGCACGATTTCCGGCGGCTCGACGCTGTCGATGCAGGTGGCACGGATTCTCGAGCCGCATTCGCGCACGCCGTGGGGGAAAGTGCACCAGATGCTGCGCGCCCTGCAATTGGAGGCCCACCTGGACAAACGCCAGATCCTGGGCCTGTACCTGACCTACGCGCCGTTTGGCGGGACCATCCAGGGTGTGGAAGCGGCCTCCTGGGCCTACCTGGGAAAGTCGGCACGGCACCTGAGTCATGCGGAAGCGGCCCTGCTTGCCGTGCTGCCGCAATCGCCCAGCCGCCTGCGTCCCGACCGCCATGCCGCGCGCGCCCAGGTCGCCCGTGACAAGGTGCTGCGGCGCATGGCAACGCTCGGACGCTGGAGCGAAGCCGTCACGCGCGACGCCATGCTGGAAAATGTCGCTGCTCGCGCCCTGGAGCCTCCGATGCAGGCGGCGCTGCTCGCCGAACGCCTGGCGCAGGCAGCGCCGCAACGCCGCGTCATTGCCACGACCATCGATCGCGAATTGCAGGCGGCGATGGAGACGCGGGTGAGCACCTACCTGGGCCGACTACCGGAACGCACCTCGGCCGCCGTGCTGGTCGTGGATAATTCCACGTTGGAAACCCTGGCTTATGTCGGGTCCGGCGCGTTCGGCGACCCGACGCGGCTGGGTCACGTGGACATGATCCAGGCCGTGCGGTCGCCCGGATCCACGCTCAAGCCTTTCCTCTACGCGCTGGCCATCGAAGACGGCCTGATTCACTCCGAGAGCCTGTTGATCGACGCGCCGCAGGCCTTCGGGGATTACCGCCCCGGCAATTTCGACCTGGCGTTCAACGGCCCGGTGGCTGCCGCCGACGCGCTGCGCCTGTCGCTGAACGTGCCCGCAGTCGACCTGCTGGATCGCGTCGGTCCAAGCCGGTTTGCGGCGCGCCTGTCGCATGCCGGGGCGAATCTCCAGTTTCCCCGTGGTGCTGATCCGAACCTTGCGCTGATCCTGGGCGGAACCGGCACCCGCCTGGAAGATCTGGTGGGCGCCTACGCTGCGTTCAACCGCCGCGGCCTGGCCGGGGCAGTGCGCTACACAATAGATACGCCGCTCGTCGAACGACGCCTGATGGACGAAGGCGCCGCGTGGATCGTGCGCGACATCCTCGAAGCCAACGGTCAGCCGGGCGTTCAGCGGGAAACCTTCGACCCGGGCCGGCGCGCACGCATGGCCTGGAAAACCGGCACCAGCTTCGGCTACCGCGATGCATGGGCGATCGGTTCCACCCGGGCCTACACGGTTGGCGTATGGATCGGACGTCCCGACGGCACGCCCATGCCCGGCCAGTACGGCGCTATCACGGCCCTTCCGCTGCTGCTCCAGGCGAATGACAGCCTGCCGCGTCGCGCCGCGGATGCAACGCCGCCCGTGCCGCCGCCGAACGTGGCGCAGGTCGACATCTGCTGGCCGCTGGGCCTGCCGCTGGACCCGGCCAGGCCGCAGCTGTGCCACAAGAAGCGCACCGCCTGGATCCTCGACGGCGCGACGCCGCCCACGCTGCCGGAACGCGACGCCGCGCAGTGGTCATCCCCGCTGCTGAACGTGCGGGTCGATGCGCGGACCAACCAGCGCCTGACGGGCGATTGCCGCGCGCCCCGGGAGACACTGCGAGCGATTGCGCGCTGGCCCGCACTGGCACAGCCGTGGCTCGATGCGGATCTGCGTCGCCGTTCGTCCCTGCCACCGCGACGTGCCGGTTGCGTCGACGACGGTCTCGAACAGACGCTCAGCCTACGTATCGACGGGGTTCGCGATGGCGCCACGCTGATGCGCGCACCGGGCAGTGCAACCGCACCGCGGCTCGCCCTGCGTGCCCTGGGTGTGCAGGGACGGGTGCGCTGGCTGGTGGACGGACGGCTGGCCGCCGACCTGGATTCGGCCAAACCCTTTGAGCACGAATACACCGCGAGCGGCGAACACACGGTGACGGCGCTCGCCGCCGGCGGCAGCTACGCCCGCGTGGACTTTCTGGTCAGCCAGTAG